The window GCGGTCTCAGAGGAGACGACCCTCACCACCTCTACATCACGGTTTAGAAGTAGATAGTCTATATGCCATCTAGTTTGTTTGTTATCCGATAGGTGTCGACGTATGCGTCCTTCGAGACTCTGGGCGCCGAAGCCCATAGCAGAGCCTACATAGACGTAGAGACCCGGGTTAAACCTTCTAACTCCTAAGGCCCCGATTCTGATGTTCATAGGCTTTTTAACCCTTATCAGGAGGCTGTAGACACCTCTACTCATTTATCCCGGTAAAATTATATCACTATGATATGATATAATATTTAACGCTGGGTATCCGTGGTGGTAAGTTGCTTAACAGGATAAGAGCGGAAGTCGAGAAACGCATCCTAGTTTTAGCAAAAATCCTAGCTGCCGCAGGTTTCAAACCCGAGGCTTTAAGCCTCATGGGCCTAGCTTCAGCTTTTCTATCGGCTTTGG is drawn from Candidatus Bathyarchaeota archaeon and contains these coding sequences:
- a CDS encoding GIY-YIG nuclease family protein encodes the protein MSRGVYSLLIRVKKPMNIRIGALGVRRFNPGLYVYVGSAMGFGAQSLEGRIRRHLSDNKQTRWHIDYLLLNRDVEVVRVVSSETAQKAECKVVEELTREGLPNPELRGFGSSDCRSGCFSHLIYFGSTQTVEDALDRILAVYKRLGLKPRIFDLEGFGTEDLRKAHL